From the genome of Terriglobales bacterium, one region includes:
- a CDS encoding hydrolase, whose translation MTTAIKDIEAPAARRTLQPDDCTLIVVDIQEKLLPPIFNKEQLVRNSQLLIRLAGILQLPIIATTQYSKGLGQTVPEIASLLHGVPVYDKVEFSCFGSDAFCGEIKAVPGNRNTLLVCGMEAHICVMQTVLGALDRGYIVHVPADAIGSRAESNWNIGIRRMESAGAVISSTEMMMYELMRASGTPVFKEMLKHLK comes from the coding sequence ATGACTACTGCAATTAAAGATATCGAAGCCCCCGCCGCCCGACGCACGCTCCAGCCCGACGACTGTACCCTTATCGTCGTCGATATCCAGGAGAAGCTTCTTCCGCCCATTTTCAATAAAGAGCAACTGGTCCGGAACTCGCAACTCCTCATCAGGCTCGCCGGCATTCTTCAACTGCCGATTATCGCCACCACGCAATACTCGAAAGGCCTCGGCCAGACCGTTCCCGAGATCGCTTCTCTGCTCCATGGTGTTCCCGTCTACGACAAAGTCGAATTCTCCTGCTTCGGCAGCGACGCTTTCTGCGGCGAGATCAAGGCCGTTCCCGGAAATCGCAACACGTTGCTCGTCTGCGGCATGGAAGCCCATATCTGCGTAATGCAGACCGTCCTCGGCGCTCTCGACCGCGGATACATCGTCCACGTCCCTGCCGACGCGATTGGCTCCCGCGCCGAGTCGAATTGGAACATCGGCATCCGCCGCATGGAATCCGCTGGTGCCGTCATCTCTTCCACCGAAATGATGATGTACGAACTCATGCGCGCCTCTGGAACGCCCGTATTCAAGGAAATGCTCAAGCACCTGAAATAG
- a CDS encoding monooxygenase: MTLLQIDFPHPGPFGNELTAACTGLAQSIAAESGMLWKIWTENKQAGEAGGIYLFTDEASARKYLAMHEARLAGMGIKNIRAKVFDVNETLSRMTNAPLFAVKTAAQ, translated from the coding sequence ATGACCCTCTTGCAGATTGACTTCCCCCACCCGGGGCCATTTGGCAACGAACTCACGGCAGCATGCACCGGACTCGCTCAATCCATCGCCGCCGAGTCCGGGATGCTCTGGAAGATCTGGACTGAAAACAAGCAGGCAGGTGAAGCCGGCGGCATCTATCTCTTCACCGACGAAGCTTCTGCCCGGAAATATCTCGCGATGCACGAAGCCCGGCTGGCCGGCATGGGCATCAAGAACATTCGCGCAAAAGTTTTCGACGTAAACGAGACGCTTTCTCGGATGACCAACGCGCCGCTGTTCGCCGTCAAAACCGCGGCCCAGTAG
- a CDS encoding alpha/beta hydrolase, translating into MKRISLAVVVFLFVLSTCLAQDWSKAKEVAAYAQAITTPDGISEHRTVAIGGIQQAITIRGNHKSNPVLLFIHGGPGYPIMPVSYTFQRPWEEYFTVVQWDQRAAGKTFGLNNPDKVLPTLTTARFVDDAIELIRYLRTEFHQDKIFVLGHSWGSIIGLQIAQKHPEWLHAYIGVGQAIDVRKNEQLGYDALLAHARSIGNHEAIRELESLAPFVSPTGPLSWEKTQTERKWMSEFGGYTWNRPNDHYFDLIQLSPDYTDKDFVSFQQGLDKSVQKLWPELTEVDFSKTASFRCPVILFHGRHDLTTSHTLVEQWFPQIKAPSKKLVWFPNSAHMVMMEEPGRFFYHLVRDVRPLAPESLSD; encoded by the coding sequence ATGAAGAGAATTTCTCTTGCCGTCGTCGTTTTTCTGTTTGTGCTTTCCACCTGCTTAGCCCAGGACTGGAGCAAGGCCAAAGAAGTCGCCGCTTACGCACAAGCCATCACCACACCGGATGGAATCTCGGAACATCGTACCGTTGCGATCGGTGGCATCCAGCAGGCAATTACCATCCGCGGCAATCACAAATCTAATCCCGTTCTGCTCTTCATCCATGGTGGCCCCGGATATCCCATCATGCCCGTCAGCTACACGTTTCAGCGGCCCTGGGAGGAATACTTCACCGTCGTGCAATGGGACCAGCGTGCTGCGGGAAAAACCTTCGGACTCAATAATCCTGACAAAGTCCTTCCCACGCTTACCACCGCCCGCTTTGTCGACGACGCCATCGAACTCATCCGCTATCTGCGAACGGAATTCCACCAGGACAAGATCTTCGTCCTCGGCCACTCTTGGGGCAGTATCATCGGACTCCAAATCGCGCAGAAGCACCCTGAATGGCTGCACGCTTACATCGGCGTCGGCCAGGCGATAGACGTTCGTAAAAACGAGCAACTCGGGTACGACGCACTACTCGCACACGCCCGGTCAATCGGTAATCACGAAGCCATCCGGGAACTCGAATCTCTCGCTCCGTTTGTCTCCCCCACTGGACCCCTCTCCTGGGAAAAGACTCAAACCGAGCGCAAGTGGATGAGCGAATTCGGCGGTTACACATGGAACCGCCCTAACGACCATTACTTCGACCTCATCCAGCTAAGCCCCGATTACACGGATAAGGACTTCGTTTCGTTCCAGCAAGGACTCGACAAGTCCGTCCAGAAACTCTGGCCTGAACTTACCGAAGTCGATTTCTCGAAGACCGCCTCGTTCCGCTGCCCGGTCATTCTCTTCCATGGTCGCCACGACCTCACTACATCTCACACGCTCGTCGAGCAGTGGTTCCCGCAAATCAAAGCTCCCAGCAAAAAGCTCGTCTGGTTCCCCAACTCAGCGCATATGGTGATGATGGAAGAACCCGGTCGGTTCTTTTACCACCTCGTGCGCGACGTGAGACCACTGGCACCGGAATCCCTGTCCGACTGA